One Papaver somniferum cultivar HN1 chromosome 10, ASM357369v1, whole genome shotgun sequence genomic window carries:
- the LOC113319143 gene encoding deoxyuridine 5'-triphosphate nucleotidohydrolase-like, translating into MDSHNNKNNQTSEVKEPPVKIQKVHENGVPEISSFLRVKKLSEKAVLPSRGSSLSAGYDLSSAAEMIVPGRGKALIPTDLSIAVPEGTYARVAPRSGLTWKHSIDVGAGVIDADYRGPVGVILFNHSDVDFQVKMGDRVAQLIIEKIITPEVEEVEDLDSTVRGSGGFGSTGV; encoded by the exons ATGGATTctcacaacaacaaaaacaatcaGACTTCAGAAGTCAAAGAACCTCCAGTGAAGATCCAGAAGGTTCATGAAAACGGCGTTCCAGAAATCTCTTCTTTCTTGAGAGTTAAAAAGCTTTCAGAAAAAGCTGTTCTTCCTTCTAGAGGTTCATCCCTTTCGGCTGGTTATGATCTTTCTAG TGCGGCTGAAATGATAGTTCCAGGCAGAGGAAAAGCCCTAATTCCAACTGATTTAAGCATTGCGGTACCTGAAGGAACTTATGCTCGTGTTG CACCTCGTTCAGGATTGACCTGGAAGCATTCAATAGATGTAGGTGCTGGTGTTATTGATGCTGATTATAGAGGACCAGTTGGGGTTATCTTATTCAATCATTCTGATGTCGATTTCCAAGTTAAAATGGGTGatagagttgctcaattgattaTTGAGAAGATAATTACCCCTGAGGTTGAAGAAGTTGAAGATTTGGATTCTACAGTTAGGGGTTCAGGAGGTTTTGGATCCACTGGGGTTTAA